One Lampris incognitus isolate fLamInc1 chromosome 18, fLamInc1.hap2, whole genome shotgun sequence genomic region harbors:
- the jtb gene encoding protein JTB isoform X1, with product MESECRIPMACFRPRVLALHALFWGLVSLRVFGASLLGEERTAANKPMAAPCWLVEEFVVTVDCSQCTAFQAKSWVACEHTGYVERVNCTKSNKDDYKSCRSAVTEGHLFWKFEAAMLVLMVLFALLVVVRQRSLDRLASEKVRRQIESI from the exons ATGGAGAGCGAATGTCGGATCCCCATGGCCTGCTTCAGACCGCGGGTGCTCGCCCTGCATGCCCTCTTCTGGGGCCTCGTCTCCCTCAG GGTTTTTGGagcgtctctgctgggtgaggaGAGAACCGCAG CCAACAAGCCCAtggctgccccctgctggttgGTGGAAGAGTTTGTGGTGACGGTGGACTGCTCCCAGTGCACTGCCTTCCAAGCT AAGTCGTGGGTGGCGTGTGAACATACGGGTTACGTAGAGAGAGTCAACTGCACCAAATCCAACAAAGATGACTACAAGAG ctGTCGCTCAGCGGTCACGGAGGGACATCTGTTCTGGAAGTTTGAGGCAGCCATGTTGGTTCTAATGGTCCTCTTTGCCCTCCTGGTGGTGGTCCGCCAGCGCTCATTGGACCGCCTCGCCTCAGAGAAGGTCCGCAGGCAGATTGAGTCAATCTAG
- the si:ch211-191i18.4 gene encoding cocaine- and amphetamine-regulated transcript protein: MTRVPAGLVALAVLAVLLSELSDVGRARASLPVMERPEAPEQLGVWRPPPDGPQSLPRFIRLPGVCRRLRRRRITVLCNLGQLCLVKRNRPGHVCRCPKGSQCSHFFLKSL, from the exons ATGACGCGCGTGCCGGCGGGACTGGTCGCGCTCGCGGTGTTGGCGGTCTTGCTGTCGGAGCTCTCTGACGTTGGACGAGCTCGCGCCAGTCTGCCTGTGATGGAGAGACCGGAAGCGCCCGAGCAG CTCGGCGTGTGGCGGCCTCCGCCGGACGGACCGCAGAGCCTCCCCAGATTCATCCGCCTGCCCGGAGTCTGCCGACGCCTCCGCCGACGGAGAATCACCGTGCTG tgtaATCTGGGACAGCTGTGTTTGGTGAAGAGGAACAGACCCGGTCATGTGTGTCGCTGTCCCAAAGGATCACAGTGTTCCCATTTCTTCTTGAAGAGTCTCTGA
- the jtb gene encoding protein JTB isoform X2, with protein MESECRIPMACFRPRVLALHALFWGLVSLRVFGASLLGEERTAANKPMAAPCWLVEEFVVTVDCSQCTAFQASWVACEHTGYVERVNCTKSNKDDYKSCRSAVTEGHLFWKFEAAMLVLMVLFALLVVVRQRSLDRLASEKVRRQIESI; from the exons ATGGAGAGCGAATGTCGGATCCCCATGGCCTGCTTCAGACCGCGGGTGCTCGCCCTGCATGCCCTCTTCTGGGGCCTCGTCTCCCTCAG GGTTTTTGGagcgtctctgctgggtgaggaGAGAACCGCAG CCAACAAGCCCAtggctgccccctgctggttgGTGGAAGAGTTTGTGGTGACGGTGGACTGCTCCCAGTGCACTGCCTTCCAAGCT TCGTGGGTGGCGTGTGAACATACGGGTTACGTAGAGAGAGTCAACTGCACCAAATCCAACAAAGATGACTACAAGAG ctGTCGCTCAGCGGTCACGGAGGGACATCTGTTCTGGAAGTTTGAGGCAGCCATGTTGGTTCTAATGGTCCTCTTTGCCCTCCTGGTGGTGGTCCGCCAGCGCTCATTGGACCGCCTCGCCTCAGAGAAGGTCCGCAGGCAGATTGAGTCAATCTAG